The genome window TGTTGAACCTTACCAGGAACGGCTGCCCTGTTTGGAGCCTATCCGTACGGCAACCGGTATTGAAATTGCTATAAAAAATTTACTCGAAAGCCTTTGCCGGCGCTTGCAGGGAGAAGGGAAGGGGTTACGAACGGCTGTTTTAAAATGTTACCGGGTAGATGGGAAGTTGGTTGAAGCCAGTATAGGCACTAACCGTCCCTCACATCAAGCCAGTCATTTATTTAAGTTATTCGAACTTAAAATAGCATCTATAGAACCTGCTTTGGGGATTGAGTTGTTTACACTTGATGCCCCAAAGGTTGAAGATGTATTGCCAGGGCAGGAAGCGCTTTGGGCAGTTGAAGCCTGTGGCCTGGCCGAAATAGGTTTAGCGGAATTGCTGGACAGGCTGGCAAATAAAATTGGACAGGGAAGTATCCATCGGTACTTGCCTGATGAGCATTACTGGCCGGAGCGGTCCATCAGGCTTGCAGCTTCGGTACAGGAAAAACCTGCAACGGCATGGCGAACAGACAGGCCCCGGCCCTCGTTATTATTGCCATACCCTGAGCGGGTGGAAGTGACCTCCCTGGTTCCTGATTATCCGCCAATGTTATTTATCTATAAAAGTAAGGTTCACAAGATTAGAAAAGCGGATGGCCCGGAGCGGATAGAACGGGAATGGTGGCTGGAAAGTGGCGAACACCGGGACTATTATCATGTGGAAGACGATGAAGGCCGGCGTTACTGGCTGTTTAGGTCGGGCCATTATTCAGGCGAACAATTGGGGCAGTGGTTTATTCATGGATTCTTTGCATGAGAAAGGGGTGAAGATGAGTTACATAGAATTACAGGTAACAACCAATTTTAGTTTTCTGCGCGGTGGGGCGCACCCGGAGGAACTGGTGACGCAAGCGGCTGATTATGGACAGGTAAAAATTGCCATTACTGACCGGAACAGCGTAGCAGGAGTGGTACGTGCTCATATAGCAGCCAAAGCAAGAGAAATGAAAATTATCCCTGCCTGCCGGCTTGATTTGCTGGATGGCCCCAGTTTACTGGCATATCCTACTGACCAGGAAGCCTGGGGCCGGCTCTGCGGAATACTCACCACCGGCAATCTCCGTGCAGAAAAGGGGGAGTGTTACTTGTATAAGCAGGATGTGTATACACAGGCCAAAGGCATGAAATTTATGGCGGTGCCACCTGCTGCGCTAAATAAACAGTTTGATTTTGACGATTCCTTTAAAATAGCTTTAAATGAATATCGCGAGGTTTTTGGCAGGGAACTTTACCTGGCTGCCAGCAAATCTTATAATGGCGACGATGCTAAACGCCTTTACCGCCTATCCCGTTTAGGGGTGCCAATGGTAGCCACTAATG of Mucilaginibacter xinganensis contains these proteins:
- a CDS encoding Y-family DNA polymerase, encoding MKKRFVSVWFRHLTTDWLTLRRPELREVPFAFVTPVRGRIVITAANALAEKHGITIGMAAADAKAIVPLLEVVDDLPGQAPKLLKALGEWCIRYTPLIAVDLPDGLILDVSGCAHLWGSERDYLGAIIKVLRSKGYDARGAMADTAGTAWAVARFGRLKPIIEPGGQADALLSLPPAALRLEPVILERLQKLGFYAVKSFIGMGRSVLRRRFGQEFLLRLDQALGNEAEPMQLLKPVEPYQERLPCLEPIRTATGIEIAIKNLLESLCRRLQGEGKGLRTAVLKCYRVDGKLVEASIGTNRPSHQASHLFKLFELKIASIEPALGIELFTLDAPKVEDVLPGQEALWAVEACGLAEIGLAELLDRLANKIGQGSIHRYLPDEHYWPERSIRLAASVQEKPATAWRTDRPRPSLLLPYPERVEVTSLVPDYPPMLFIYKSKVHKIRKADGPERIEREWWLESGEHRDYYHVEDDEGRRYWLFRSGHYSGEQLGQWFIHGFFA